In Rhinopithecus roxellana isolate Shanxi Qingling chromosome 16, ASM756505v1, whole genome shotgun sequence, a single genomic region encodes these proteins:
- the LOC104660375 gene encoding LOW QUALITY PROTEIN: olfactory receptor 13C2-like (The sequence of the model RefSeq protein was modified relative to this genomic sequence to represent the inferred CDS: inserted 2 bases in 2 codons) — translation MEWENQTILVEFFLKGLSGYPRLKLLLFALIFIMYVVXLLGNGTLILINILDPHLHIPTYFFLGNLSFLGICYTTTSIPSTLVSLLSERKTISLSGCAVQMFLGLAMGTTECVLLGMMAFDRYVAICNPLRYPIIMSKDAYVSTVVGSWIIGAVNSAVQTVFVVQLPFCRNNIINYITCEILAVMKLACADISGNEFIMLTATTLFILTPLLLIIVSYALIVXIFQISSSEGAIKAFSTCSAHLTVVIIFYGTILFMYLKPESKKTLNSDDLEATDKIVSMFCGVMTPMLNPLIYSLRNKDVKEAVKHLLNRRFFSK, via the exons ATGGAATGGGAAAACCAAACCATTCTGGTGGAATTTTTTCTGAAGGGACTTTCTGGTTACCCAAGGCTTAAGTTACTCTTGTTTGCGCTAATCTTCATAATGTATGTGG ATCTTCTGGGAAATGGTACTCTCATTTTAATCAACATCTTGGACCCTCACCTTCACATCCCTACGTACTTCTTTCTGGGGAACCTCTCCTTCTTGGGCATCTGCTACACCACCACCTCTATTCCCTCCACCTTGGTGAGCTTGCTTTCAGAAAGAAAGACCATTTCCCTTTCTGGCTGTGCAGTGCAGATGTTCCTTGGATTGGCCATGGGAACAACAGAGTGTGTGCTCCTGGGCATGATGGCCTTTGACCGCTATGTGGCTATCTGCAACCCTCTGAGATATCCCATCATCATGAGCAAAGATGCCTATGTGTCCACGGTAGTTGGGTCCTGGATCATAGGAGCTGTCAATTCTGCAGTACAAACAGTGTTTGTGGTACAATTGCCTTTCTGCAGGAATAACATCATCAATTATATCACGTGTGAAATTCTGGCTGTCATGAAATTGGCCTGTGCTGACATCTCAGGCAATGAGTTCATCATGCTTACGGCCACAACACTGTTCATACTGACACCTTTGTTATTAATCATTGTCTCTTATGCGTTAATCG GTATCTTCCAAATTAGCTCTTCTGAGGGAGCAATCAAAGCTTTCTCTACCTGCTCAGCCCATCTGACTGTGGTCATAATATTCTATGGGACCATCCTCTTCATGTACCTGAAGCCCGAGTCTAAAAAGACACTTAATTCAGATGACTTGGAAGCTACTGACAAAATTGTATCCATGTTCTGTGGGGTGATGACTCCTATGTTGAATCCTTTAATCTACAGTCTTAGAAacaaggatgtgaaggaggcgGTGAAACACCTACTGAACAGAAGGTTCTTTAGCAAGTGA